A window of the Narcine bancroftii isolate sNarBan1 chromosome 4, sNarBan1.hap1, whole genome shotgun sequence genome harbors these coding sequences:
- the ccdc28a gene encoding coiled-coil domain-containing protein 28A isoform X11: MEEKKMKRRSPKTSTNQQALPVSSKKNVASSKGAALNAGGQAAASRQKLKRVVIEKPKLQSSAGKSTQAAPIQHSFLTDVSDVKEMERGLLSLLTDFHSGKLQAFGKRLFLPGNECSIEQMEHVREMQEKLARLHFDLYSDLEEPGDDEQRNIAVDVNLDKLLTNLEELSSSIQKLNLADNQDVPRASTS, encoded by the exons ATGGAGGAAAAGAAAATGAAGCGCAGGAGCCCCAAGACCTCCACAAACCAGCAAGCGCTTCCTGTGAGCAGCAAGAAAAACGTGGCATCCAGCAAGGGTGCAGCCTTGAATGCTGGAGGACAGGCAGCTGCTTCAAGGCAAAAGTTGAAAAG GGTTGTTATCGAAAAGCCTAAACTACAGAGTTCAGCTGGAAAGAGCACCCAGGCAGCCCCTATTCAACATTCCTTCCTCACTGATGTATCTGATGtgaaagagatggagagaggaCTGCTCAGCCTCCTAACCGACTTCCACTCTGGGAAGCTTCAAGCTTTTGGTAAAAGGCTCTTTCTGCCTG GCAACGAATGTTCCATCGAGCAGATGGAGCACGTGCGCGAGATGCAGGAGAAGTTGGCTCGTCTGCACTTTGACCTTTACAGCGACCTCGAAGAGCCAGGGGATGATGAGCAGAGGAATATAGCTGTAGACGTAAACCTGGACAAGCTGCTGACAAAT TTGGAGGAGCTGAGCTCTTCAAT ACAGAAACTGAACCTGGCTGATAATCAGGATGTGCCAAGAGCATCCACCTCATGA
- the ccdc28a gene encoding coiled-coil domain-containing protein 28A isoform X12: protein MEEKKMKRRSPKTSTNQQALPVSSKKNVASSKGAALNAGGQAAASRQKLKRVVIEKPKLQSSAGKSTQAAPIQHSFLTDVSDVKEMERGLLSLLTDFHSGKLQAFGNECSIEQMEHVREMQEKLARLHFDLYSDLEEPGDDEQRNIAVDVNLDKLLTNLEELSSSIQKLNLADNQDVPRASTS, encoded by the exons ATGGAGGAAAAGAAAATGAAGCGCAGGAGCCCCAAGACCTCCACAAACCAGCAAGCGCTTCCTGTGAGCAGCAAGAAAAACGTGGCATCCAGCAAGGGTGCAGCCTTGAATGCTGGAGGACAGGCAGCTGCTTCAAGGCAAAAGTTGAAAAG GGTTGTTATCGAAAAGCCTAAACTACAGAGTTCAGCTGGAAAGAGCACCCAGGCAGCCCCTATTCAACATTCCTTCCTCACTGATGTATCTGATGtgaaagagatggagagaggaCTGCTCAGCCTCCTAACCGACTTCCACTCTGGGAAGCTTCAAGCTTTTG GCAACGAATGTTCCATCGAGCAGATGGAGCACGTGCGCGAGATGCAGGAGAAGTTGGCTCGTCTGCACTTTGACCTTTACAGCGACCTCGAAGAGCCAGGGGATGATGAGCAGAGGAATATAGCTGTAGACGTAAACCTGGACAAGCTGCTGACAAAT TTGGAGGAGCTGAGCTCTTCAAT ACAGAAACTGAACCTGGCTGATAATCAGGATGTGCCAAGAGCATCCACCTCATGA
- the ccdc28a gene encoding coiled-coil domain-containing protein 28A isoform X9: MEEKKMKRRSPKTSTNQQALPVSSKKNVASSKGAALNAGGQAAASRQKLKRVVIEKPKLQSSAGKSTQAAPIQHSFLTDVSDVKEMERGLLSLLTDFHSGKLQAFGNECSIEQMEHVREMQEKLARLHFDLYSDLEEPGDDEQRNIAVDVNLDKLLTNLEELSSSMYPFIPLISCTPQQQNVPREREVYSCTTFHDLRMWQSTLPPAKRAL; this comes from the exons ATGGAGGAAAAGAAAATGAAGCGCAGGAGCCCCAAGACCTCCACAAACCAGCAAGCGCTTCCTGTGAGCAGCAAGAAAAACGTGGCATCCAGCAAGGGTGCAGCCTTGAATGCTGGAGGACAGGCAGCTGCTTCAAGGCAAAAGTTGAAAAG GGTTGTTATCGAAAAGCCTAAACTACAGAGTTCAGCTGGAAAGAGCACCCAGGCAGCCCCTATTCAACATTCCTTCCTCACTGATGTATCTGATGtgaaagagatggagagaggaCTGCTCAGCCTCCTAACCGACTTCCACTCTGGGAAGCTTCAAGCTTTTG GCAACGAATGTTCCATCGAGCAGATGGAGCACGTGCGCGAGATGCAGGAGAAGTTGGCTCGTCTGCACTTTGACCTTTACAGCGACCTCGAAGAGCCAGGGGATGATGAGCAGAGGAATATAGCTGTAGACGTAAACCTGGACAAGCTGCTGACAAAT TTGGAGGAGCTGAGCTCTTCAATGTATCCTTTCATCCCATTAATTTCTTGCACTCCTCAGCAGCAGAACGTGCCTAGAGAAAGGGAAGTGTATTCCTGTACTACCTTCCACGATCTGAGGATGTGGCAAAGCACTTTGCCACCTGCTAAAAGAGCACTTTGA
- the ccdc28a gene encoding coiled-coil domain-containing protein 28A isoform X7 gives MEEKKMKRRSPKTSTNQQALPVSSKKNVASSKGAALNAGGQAAASRQKLKRVVIEKPKLQSSAGKSTQAAPIQHSFLTDVSDVKEMERGLLSLLTDFHSGKLQAFGKRLFLPGNECSIEQMEHVREMQEKLARLHFDLYSDLEEPGDDEQRNIAVDVNLDKLLTNLEELSSSMYPFIPLISCTPQQQNVPREREVYSCTTFHDLRMWQSTLPPAKRAL, from the exons ATGGAGGAAAAGAAAATGAAGCGCAGGAGCCCCAAGACCTCCACAAACCAGCAAGCGCTTCCTGTGAGCAGCAAGAAAAACGTGGCATCCAGCAAGGGTGCAGCCTTGAATGCTGGAGGACAGGCAGCTGCTTCAAGGCAAAAGTTGAAAAG GGTTGTTATCGAAAAGCCTAAACTACAGAGTTCAGCTGGAAAGAGCACCCAGGCAGCCCCTATTCAACATTCCTTCCTCACTGATGTATCTGATGtgaaagagatggagagaggaCTGCTCAGCCTCCTAACCGACTTCCACTCTGGGAAGCTTCAAGCTTTTGGTAAAAGGCTCTTTCTGCCTG GCAACGAATGTTCCATCGAGCAGATGGAGCACGTGCGCGAGATGCAGGAGAAGTTGGCTCGTCTGCACTTTGACCTTTACAGCGACCTCGAAGAGCCAGGGGATGATGAGCAGAGGAATATAGCTGTAGACGTAAACCTGGACAAGCTGCTGACAAAT TTGGAGGAGCTGAGCTCTTCAATGTATCCTTTCATCCCATTAATTTCTTGCACTCCTCAGCAGCAGAACGTGCCTAGAGAAAGGGAAGTGTATTCCTGTACTACCTTCCACGATCTGAGGATGTGGCAAAGCACTTTGCCACCTGCTAAAAGAGCACTTTGA